In Massilia violaceinigra, one DNA window encodes the following:
- a CDS encoding alkaline phosphatase, which produces MRLTLLAAASALAVLSGCASVQPPSQATNHAPAKNIIFFLGDGMGINTLTAARIYAVGEDGDLTLDTLPESAFIKTFSNDAQVTDSAASMSAYMTGVKVNNNVLSMSTDTLAAAPAPDAAGNKLAGRCNSGRPVATLAELAKQRGMSVGVVTTTRVTDATPGAVFAHVCHRAMENDIAASLVPGGAGYNAALGARGLDVLLGGGSAHFTTTAKGGKRSDGRDLLAELAAQGVRSVTNSAQLKAVDTTSSAPLVGLFAAHDLSFDSMRDAAREPGLPEMAAKAIGILANNPKGFFLVVEGGMIDLALHNSNARRALQETVVFDNTLKAAIAQMRTIDPDLTNTLIVATADHDHSLLLNGYSRRTGKTTPSEPGVLGLMRRVDNNEIKLDADGAPFTIIGFGSGEKRVQGSRGAVPHLTSAQVSADDYRQEAVVRTEPGYETHSGTDVYLGAIGAGAGRFGGTIDNTRVFELIKAAAGW; this is translated from the coding sequence ATGCGATTGACTCTTCTTGCCGCAGCGTCCGCGCTGGCGGTCTTGTCGGGATGCGCCAGCGTCCAGCCGCCGTCCCAGGCCACCAACCACGCGCCAGCCAAAAACATCATCTTCTTCCTCGGCGATGGCATGGGCATCAATACCCTGACCGCCGCCCGTATTTATGCCGTCGGCGAAGACGGCGATCTGACCCTCGATACCCTGCCCGAGTCGGCGTTCATCAAGACCTTTTCCAACGACGCCCAGGTCACCGACAGCGCCGCGTCCATGTCGGCCTATATGACCGGCGTGAAGGTCAATAACAATGTGCTGTCGATGAGCACCGATACGCTCGCCGCCGCTCCCGCCCCGGACGCCGCCGGCAACAAGCTGGCCGGCCGCTGCAACAGCGGTCGCCCCGTCGCCACCCTGGCCGAACTGGCCAAGCAGCGCGGCATGTCGGTCGGCGTCGTCACCACCACCCGCGTCACCGATGCCACTCCGGGCGCGGTCTTTGCGCACGTGTGCCATCGCGCCATGGAAAACGATATCGCCGCCTCCCTCGTTCCCGGCGGCGCCGGCTACAACGCGGCCCTCGGCGCGCGCGGGCTCGATGTGCTGCTCGGCGGCGGCAGCGCACATTTCACCACCACGGCCAAAGGCGGCAAGCGCAGCGACGGGCGCGATCTGCTGGCCGAACTGGCCGCGCAGGGTGTGCGCTCGGTCACTAACAGCGCCCAGCTCAAGGCGGTCGATACCACCTCCAGCGCGCCGCTGGTCGGCCTGTTCGCTGCGCACGACCTGAGCTTCGATTCGATGCGCGACGCGGCCAGGGAACCAGGCCTGCCCGAGATGGCCGCCAAGGCCATCGGCATCCTGGCGAATAATCCGAAAGGCTTCTTCCTGGTCGTCGAGGGCGGCATGATCGACCTGGCCCTGCATAATTCGAACGCGCGCCGCGCCCTGCAGGAGACGGTCGTTTTCGACAATACCCTCAAGGCGGCCATCGCGCAGATGCGCACCATCGATCCGGACCTGACAAACACGCTGATCGTGGCCACCGCCGACCACGATCATTCGCTGCTCCTGAACGGCTACTCGCGCCGCACCGGCAAGACCACGCCGTCCGAACCGGGCGTGCTGGGACTGATGCGCCGCGTCGATAACAACGAGATCAAGCTCGATGCCGATGGCGCGCCGTTTACCATCATCGGTTTCGGCAGCGGCGAAAAACGGGTGCAGGGCAGCCGCGGCGCGGTTCCGCACCTGACCAGCGCCCAGGTGAGCGCCGACGATTACCGCCAGGAGGCGGTGGTGCGCACCGAGCCCGGTTACGAGACCCACAGCGGCACCGATGTGTACCTGGGGGCCATCGGCGCCGGCGCCGGGCGCTTCGGCGGCACCATCGATAACACCCGCGTGTTTGAACTGATCAAGGCGGCCGCCGGCTGGTAA
- a CDS encoding proline--tRNA ligase: protein MRASRFFISTLKEAPSDAEIVSHQLMMRAGMIKRLGSGIYTYMPTGLRVIRKVEAIIREEMNKAGGIEMLMPLVQPAELWQETGRWEKMGPELMRVKDRHGREYAIQPTSEEVITDVVRSEIKSYRQLPLNFYHIQTKFRDERRPRFGLMRGREFTMKDAYSFDRDEASMKVSYKIMYDAYTAIFNRFGLKFRAVAADNGAIGGSGSHEFHVIASTGEDAIVYCPTSDYAANMEAAEALPLAAARAAASAPLTRTATPGTTKCETVAELLKLPLSQTVKTIALTVEKEVAGKQVLENWMLLLRGDHELNEIKVGKVPGLAAHRFATEAEILACYGSIPGYLGPIGTRQPVTIVADRTVANMADFVCGANEEGFHYTGANWVRDLPEAIVADLRNVVEGDASPDGKGVLAIERGIEVGHVFQLGTSYSESMKATFLDENGKPAPLQMGCYGIGVTRILGAAIEQNFDDKGIIWPAAIAPFEVVLCPMGMDRSEMVKTEVESLYAALQAAGVDVIVDDRGLRPGAMFADWELIGVPHRVVIGERGLKEGNLEYQGRRDAEATAVPVAGMVEFIKGKLSQ, encoded by the coding sequence ATGCGTGCCTCCCGTTTTTTTATTTCAACTTTAAAAGAAGCACCGTCCGACGCTGAAATCGTCAGTCACCAGCTGATGATGCGCGCAGGAATGATCAAGCGCCTCGGCTCCGGCATCTACACTTACATGCCGACCGGCTTGCGCGTGATCCGCAAGGTCGAAGCGATTATCCGTGAAGAAATGAACAAGGCGGGCGGCATCGAAATGCTGATGCCGCTCGTGCAGCCAGCCGAGCTGTGGCAGGAAACCGGCCGCTGGGAAAAGATGGGTCCGGAACTGATGCGCGTGAAAGACCGTCACGGCCGCGAGTACGCGATCCAGCCGACGTCGGAAGAAGTCATCACCGACGTGGTGCGCTCCGAAATCAAGTCCTACCGCCAGCTGCCGCTCAATTTTTATCATATCCAGACCAAGTTCCGCGACGAGCGCCGTCCGCGTTTTGGTCTGATGCGCGGGCGTGAATTCACGATGAAGGACGCCTACTCGTTCGACCGCGACGAAGCGAGCATGAAGGTCTCGTACAAGATCATGTACGACGCCTACACGGCGATTTTCAACCGCTTCGGCTTGAAATTCCGCGCGGTGGCGGCCGACAACGGCGCCATCGGCGGCTCCGGCTCGCACGAATTCCACGTCATCGCCAGCACCGGCGAAGACGCCATCGTCTACTGCCCGACGTCCGACTACGCGGCCAACATGGAAGCGGCCGAAGCGCTGCCGCTGGCCGCCGCGCGCGCTGCCGCCAGCGCGCCCCTGACCCGCACCGCCACGCCAGGCACCACCAAATGCGAGACCGTGGCCGAGCTGCTCAAGCTGCCGCTGTCGCAGACCGTCAAGACCATCGCCCTGACGGTGGAAAAGGAAGTCGCCGGCAAGCAGGTGCTGGAAAACTGGATGCTGCTGCTGCGCGGCGACCATGAACTGAACGAGATCAAGGTCGGCAAAGTACCTGGCCTGGCCGCGCACCGCTTCGCCACCGAAGCCGAGATCCTGGCCTGCTACGGCAGCATTCCCGGCTACCTGGGCCCGATCGGCACCAGGCAGCCGGTCACCATCGTGGCCGACCGCACGGTCGCCAACATGGCCGATTTCGTCTGCGGCGCCAACGAAGAAGGCTTCCACTACACGGGCGCCAACTGGGTGCGCGACCTGCCGGAAGCGATCGTCGCCGACCTGCGCAACGTCGTCGAAGGCGACGCTTCGCCGGACGGCAAAGGCGTGCTGGCGATCGAGCGCGGCATCGAAGTCGGTCACGTGTTCCAGCTTGGGACCTCGTACTCCGAAAGCATGAAAGCTACTTTTCTGGACGAAAACGGCAAACCTGCGCCGCTGCAGATGGGCTGCTACGGGATTGGCGTCACGCGTATTCTGGGCGCGGCGATCGAGCAGAATTTCGACGACAAGGGCATCATCTGGCCGGCCGCGATCGCGCCGTTCGAAGTGGTTCTGTGCCCGATGGGGATGGACCGCAGCGAGATGGTCAAGACCGAAGTCGAGAGCCTGTATGCGGCGCTGCAGGCGGCGGGCGTGGACGTGATCGTCGACGACCGCGGACTGCGTCCGGGCGCCATGTTCGCCGACTGGGAACTGATCGGCGTGCCGCACCGCGTTGTGATCGGCGAGCGTGGCCTGAAGGAAGGCAACCTCGAATACCAGGGACGGCGCGATGCCGAGGCGACCGCCGTGCCGGTGGCCGGCATGGTCGAGTTCATCAAAGGCAAATTGAGCCAGTGA
- a CDS encoding lytic transglycosylase domain-containing protein has protein sequence MVNTLAQVVLAAGLLCSWAAWAGNQKEEAMADSVRLALSNAIKDTRPPQPVFRDEAGRARYQQWLTAMSDRLKRKLPDDQVRLEFLQSVWYESNRAGLDTGLVLGLIQVESAYRKYAVSMVGARGYMQVMPFWTNAIGDSDRSKLFHMQTNLRYGCSILRMYIDIENGNLYLALGRYNGSRGKPAYPNAVLAAWEKWKFPT, from the coding sequence ATGGTGAACACGCTGGCACAGGTGGTGCTGGCGGCGGGGCTGCTGTGTTCCTGGGCTGCGTGGGCCGGCAACCAGAAAGAGGAAGCGATGGCCGACTCGGTGCGGCTGGCGCTGTCGAACGCGATCAAGGACACGCGTCCGCCGCAGCCCGTGTTTCGCGACGAGGCGGGGAGGGCGCGTTATCAGCAATGGCTCACGGCGATGTCGGACCGGCTCAAGCGCAAGCTGCCGGACGACCAGGTGCGGCTCGAATTCCTGCAATCGGTCTGGTATGAATCGAACCGTGCCGGGCTCGATACGGGGTTGGTGCTGGGGCTGATCCAGGTCGAATCGGCGTACCGCAAGTACGCCGTGTCGATGGTGGGCGCGCGCGGGTACATGCAGGTGATGCCATTCTGGACCAATGCGATCGGCGACAGCGACCGCAGCAAGCTGTTCCATATGCAAACGAACCTGCGCTACGGCTGCTCGATCTTGCGGATGTACATCGACATCGAAAATGGCAACCTGTACCTGGCGCTGGGCCGCTACAACGGCAGCCGCGGCAAGCCCGCCTACCCGAACGCCGTCCTGGCCGCCTGGGAAAAGTGGAAATTTCCTACCTAA
- a CDS encoding alkaline phosphatase: MLLLAASCALAPSFAAAAPPAAKNIIFFLGDGMGPTTITAARIHRYKEEGLLHFERMARSARIKTYSNDAQTTDSAPSMGAYMTGIKINNDVISMADAKPFGPKKDANGNASIDACPPGNGRAAATILELAKAAGKSVGAITTTELTHATPASTFSHVCDRDMAYQIAAQVVPGGAGYNPALKDGVDVLMGGGRNHFTPFDAARNPQGRADGRDMMAEFAARGYTVAANASQMQAAPQGKKFVGIYSDASHLDYALARRAGQPALAQMTSKAIDLLAANPRGFFLMVEGGKIDHALHDTNVKNALAETIDFDDAIKTALDKMEALDPGLRNTLLVVTADHDHTIVMNGYARRGNPILDIVRNVGDGAPARDADGKTYTALVFGNGPNRSHQRADVDSAHALADGYHQETGVRLTSETHGGGDVKLFATGAGSGVFKGTMENTRVFHLMKAAFGF; this comes from the coding sequence ATGCTCCTGCTGGCCGCTTCGTGCGCGCTGGCGCCTTCCTTCGCTGCCGCAGCGCCACCAGCGGCGAAAAATATCATCTTCTTCCTCGGCGACGGCATGGGCCCGACCACCATCACCGCCGCGCGCATCCACCGCTACAAGGAAGAGGGCTTGCTGCACTTCGAGCGGATGGCGCGCTCGGCGCGCATCAAGACGTACTCGAACGATGCCCAGACCACCGACAGCGCACCGTCGATGGGGGCGTACATGACCGGCATCAAGATCAACAACGATGTGATCTCGATGGCCGACGCCAAGCCGTTCGGGCCCAAAAAGGACGCCAACGGCAATGCCAGCATCGATGCCTGCCCGCCTGGCAACGGGCGCGCGGCCGCCACCATCCTCGAATTGGCCAAGGCCGCCGGCAAGTCAGTGGGCGCGATCACGACCACGGAGCTGACCCACGCCACGCCGGCATCGACCTTCTCGCATGTGTGCGACCGCGACATGGCCTATCAGATCGCGGCGCAGGTGGTGCCGGGCGGCGCCGGCTACAACCCGGCGTTGAAGGATGGCGTCGATGTGCTGATGGGCGGTGGGCGCAATCACTTCACGCCCTTCGACGCGGCGCGCAATCCGCAGGGCCGCGCCGACGGGCGCGACATGATGGCCGAATTCGCGGCGCGCGGTTATACGGTGGCGGCCAATGCAAGCCAGATGCAGGCCGCGCCGCAGGGGAAGAAATTCGTCGGCATCTACAGCGATGCGAGCCACCTCGATTACGCCCTGGCCCGGCGTGCCGGCCAGCCGGCGCTGGCGCAGATGACGTCCAAGGCGATCGATCTGCTTGCCGCCAACCCCAGGGGCTTTTTCCTGATGGTCGAAGGCGGCAAGATCGATCACGCGCTGCACGACACGAACGTGAAGAATGCGCTGGCCGAGACAATCGACTTCGATGACGCCATCAAGACGGCGCTCGACAAGATGGAGGCGCTCGATCCTGGCCTGCGCAATACGCTGCTGGTGGTCACCGCGGACCATGACCACACCATCGTGATGAACGGCTACGCCAGGCGCGGTAATCCGATCCTCGATATCGTGCGCAATGTGGGCGATGGCGCACCGGCGCGCGATGCCGATGGCAAGACGTACACCGCGCTGGTGTTCGGCAATGGTCCGAACCGTTCCCATCAGCGGGCCGACGTCGACAGCGCGCATGCGCTGGCCGACGGCTACCATCAGGAGACCGGCGTGCGCCTGACCAGCGAGACCCATGGCGGCGGCGATGTGAAGCTGTTCGCCACCGGCGCCGGGTCGGGCGTGTTCAAGGGAACGATGGAAAACACCAGGGTGTTCCATCTGATGAAAGCGGCCTTCGGCTTCTGA